One Haliaeetus albicilla chromosome 11, bHalAlb1.1, whole genome shotgun sequence genomic window carries:
- the LOC138687931 gene encoding collagen alpha-1(I) chain-like has product MPAGREGADSVTAPGAPAGDEAAAGKAGITQGCSHARRGPAAACPLRGPWVPRALSVRGGTIERGPGGRTAPTAGEDVPKRRFRPARAPRARGPRLALGPSGIPLRAGARWRQASQTPAGPGPGPRHGGGCCSRRRPGRRTPGCGPAALIAAATEGTGRCRCPPRHGGRPPPGSRGARRRAGSRPPAPLPPGLRACTSPGAGPCGGRERAGPAADATGGWRPAPGAGGKRREETEPPRFTARGLQRRGGNDPARRGNGNRSRRGTGNARAVAKWPAPGLPFRAAPPLHGFLGAVRSGGSRGNEGADGAGKRRSRRAVTTREKRPGRAREAPAPGHSPARRARPAPRGLASAPFRALRGGRILITTKSLCRDPPPRLRCARSPRRGGAEPSEGLGGRGARPRDRGNPRRAAPGCWAGARRSPGAGDLAVRMGLDKLARWVTRRDGGVVAPRGRSPPVTGGRNETKRNERKRKETKGNAEGCGVALPAPAPRHRGPGLPARPGPARPGRAWLSQGCGDRSSGGGGARLPPGGRAAHRLRRAGAGGTLARRGGRICGGTGGFGAGRLRVRRAATVRPGRRGRRRLREECGAAEAKLPSAPRPGRREALAGPGGRAGGAGRPGRRGRTCSPLPGPGRAVCGQGPAGRAGAGVPTYLRVLSTGRRGGRGSLRGPRPRRTVPAPAGRVPGRRGALRGSGLPERSLNTLLFLAGRPEPGRGPALPPPPSNGEAAPGPRPLLAVTCRPGAEEAPEPLAVPAEAVTKRRPPAPG; this is encoded by the exons ATGCCGGCAGGGCGGGAAGGCGCGGACTCGGTTACCGCACCGGGAGCACCGGCGGGGGACGAGGCGGCCGCAGGAAAAGCTGGGATAACACAGGGGTGCTCCCACGCGCGTCGGGGCCCGGCAGCGGCTTGCCCCCTCCGCGGGCCGTGGGTTCCCCGAGCGCTCTCTGTGCGCGGCGGCACGATTGAGCGGGGTCCCGGCGGGAGAACCGCTCCCACCGCCGGGGAAGACGTCCCGAAGCGCCGGTTCCGCCCGGCCCGGGCTCCCCGTGCCCGCGGGCCGCGCCTGGCGCTCGGCCCGTCCGGGATCCCGCTGCGGGCGGGAGCGCGATGGCGCCAGGCGAGCCAGACCCCggcgggcccggggccgggccctcgGCacggcggcggctgctgctccCGCAGACGGCCGGGCAGGCGGACACCGGGCTGCGGCCCGGCAGCCCTCATCGCCGCCGCCACCGAGGGCACCGGCCGCTGCCGCTGCCCTCCCCGCCACGGAggccggccgccgccgggctccCGGGGAGCGCGGCGCCGTGCAGGGtcccggccgcccgccccgctgccgccgggcCTCCGCGCCTGCACCTCCCCGGGAGCGGGGCCCTgcggcgggcgggagcgggccgggccggcggcggaTGC GACGGGAGGATGGCGGCCGGCACCGGGAGCGGGCGGGAAGCGGCGAGAAGAGACCGAGCCGCCGCGATTTACGGCGAGGGGTTTGCAGCGGCGCGGTGGGAACGATCCGGCGCGCCGGGGGAACGGGAACCGGTCCCGCCGCGGGACCGGGAACGCCCGAGCTGTGGCGAAGTGGCCGGCGCCCGGGCTCCCGTtccgggccgcgccgccgctACATGGCTTTCTCGGGGCCGTGCGGAGCGGCGGgagccggggaaacgagggcGCCGACGGAGCCGGTAAACGGCGGAGCCGCCGGGCGGTAACGACCCGAGAGAAGCGCCCGGGAAGGGCCCGCGAAGCCCCGGCCCCGGGACACTCACCTGCCCGGCGTGCGCGCCCGGCTCCCCGTGGCCTCGCCTCGGCGCCGTTCCGAGCCCTGCGGGGCGGCAGGATTTTAATCACAACGAAATCTCTCTGCCGGGACCCTCCGCCCCGCCTTCGGTGCGCCCGCTCCCCGCGCCGCGGCGGCGCTGAGCCCTCGGAGGGGCTCGGGGGCCGCGGGGCGCGGCCGCGGGATCGCGGCAACCCCCGCCGCGCCGCACCGGGGTGCTGGGCCGGTGCTCGGcgcagccccggggccggggaCCTCGCGGTACGGATGGGACTCGACAAGCTCGCTCGGTGGGTTACCCGCCGGGACGGCGGCGTGGTGGCTCCGCGGGGCCGCTCGCCGCCCGTTACCGGCGGGAGAAACGAAACGAAACGAAACGAAAGAAAACGAAAGGAAACGAAAGGAAACGCGGAAGGGTGCGGGGtagccctccctgccccagccccgcgccACCGCGGCCCCGGCctgcccgcccggcccggcccggcccggcccggccgggcctGGCTGTCGCAGGGCTGCGGGGACCGAtccagcggcggcggcggagcacGCCTTCCCCCGGGCGGGCGCGCCGCGCACCGGCTGCGGCGAGCCGGGGCGGGCGGCACGTTGGCCCGTCGCGGGGGGAGGATCTGCGGGGGCACGGGGGGATTCGGAGCGGGTCGGCTACGTGTACGGCGCGCGGCTACCGTTCGCCCGGGACGGCGGGGCCGCCGTCGGCTGCGGGAGGAGTGCGGGGCGGCGGAGGCGAAGCTCCCCTCCGCGCCGCGTCCCGGGCGGCGGGAGGCACTtgcggggccgggcggccgtgctggcggggcggggaggccgggccggcggggccgcACGTGTTCGCCCCTcccggggccgggccgagccgtGTGCGGGCAGGGGCCGGCGGGGCGCGCCGGGGCGGGGGTCCCTACCTACCTACGCGTGCTTAGCACTGGGAGGCGCGGCGGCCGCGGCTCTCTGCGGGGACCCCGACCCCGGCGCACCGTCCCCGCGCCCGCCGGGCGGGTGCCGGGCCGCCGGGGCGCTCTGCGGGGAAGCGGCCTCCCCGAGCGCAGCCTTAATACATTGCTATTTCTGGCCGGGCGGCCGGAGCCGGGCAGGGGGCCGgctctgcctccccctccctccaaTGGCGaggccgcccccggcccccggcccctccTCGCCGTGACGTGCCGGCCCGGGGCAGAGGAGGCTCCCGAGCCCTTGGCTGTCCCTGCAGAAGCTGTAACAAAACGCAGACCCCCAGCGCCGGGCTAA